The following are encoded in a window of Mycobacterium decipiens genomic DNA:
- a CDS encoding SAM-dependent methyltransferase: MLLAKVVRSLLHTGTLTIVDVGGRPHRIQGAAPGPEVTIRIHDRSTAWRLVLHPRLAVGEAYMNGTLTVDGERLYDFLDLLGRNMSAIERSWWLAWSLRLQRSVRRLQQRNPIGRVQRNVAHHYDINDALYELFLDRDRQYSCAYFLHPDASLEVAQAAKKRHILAKLRIDAQHKVLDIGSGWGGLGLYIARETGADVTGVTLSRDQHAIATQRAATAGEGARVRFKLQDYRLETERYDRIVSVGMFEHVGVGHYDEYFGKVRDLLTDDGVMLLHAIGRMQPPCGTNPWMRKYIFPGAYIPALSEVLASIERAGLWVTDIEILRLHYAETLQHWRRRFMQNREEVKRLTGLDDRFCRMWDFYLAGSEMSFRHMHEMVFQLQLAKRVDSVPITRDYMYEGERARDLPLLSQ, from the coding sequence GCAGCCTGCTGCACACCGGCACCTTAACCATTGTCGATGTGGGCGGCCGGCCGCATCGCATCCAGGGTGCCGCCCCCGGTCCCGAGGTGACGATTCGCATCCACGACCGTTCCACCGCATGGCGATTGGTGCTCCACCCACGGCTGGCGGTCGGCGAAGCCTATATGAACGGCACCCTTACGGTCGATGGTGAGCGGCTCTACGACTTCCTTGACTTGCTGGGCCGCAACATGTCAGCAATAGAGCGCTCCTGGTGGTTAGCGTGGTCGTTGCGTCTGCAACGGTCGGTGCGCCGGTTGCAGCAGCGCAATCCCATCGGCCGGGTGCAGCGCAACGTGGCGCATCACTACGACATCAACGATGCGCTATATGAGCTCTTTCTCGACCGTGACCGGCAATATTCCTGCGCCTACTTCCTGCATCCCGATGCCTCGCTAGAGGTGGCGCAGGCGGCCAAGAAGCGCCATATCTTGGCCAAGCTGCGCATTGATGCGCAGCATAAGGTGCTTGACATCGGCTCCGGCTGGGGCGGCCTCGGCCTCTACATTGCGCGCGAGACCGGCGCTGACGTCACCGGTGTCACCTTGTCACGTGACCAGCACGCCATCGCGACTCAGCGCGCGGCTACCGCAGGCGAGGGCGCACGCGTACGGTTCAAGCTGCAGGATTACCGGCTCGAGACCGAACGTTACGATCGCATCGTCTCGGTCGGCATGTTCGAGCATGTCGGCGTCGGGCATTACGACGAATATTTCGGCAAGGTGCGGGACCTGTTAACCGACGACGGCGTCATGCTGTTGCACGCGATTGGGCGCATGCAGCCGCCGTGCGGCACCAACCCCTGGATGCGCAAGTACATCTTTCCCGGCGCCTATATACCCGCCCTATCCGAGGTGCTTGCATCGATCGAGCGCGCCGGCCTGTGGGTCACCGACATCGAGATTCTGCGCCTGCACTACGCCGAGACACTGCAGCATTGGCGTAGGCGCTTCATGCAGAACCGCGAGGAGGTGAAGCGCCTGACCGGGCTGGACGACCGCTTCTGCCGCATGTGGGACTTCTACCTTGCCGGCTCCGAAATGAGCTTCCGTCACATGCACGAGATGGTCTTCCAGCTGCAGCTTGCCAAGCGTGTCGACAGTGTTCCGATCACCCGCGACTACATGTATGAGGGCGAGCGCGCCCGCGATCTCCCGCTGCTATCGCAGTAG